GCATCACCGCGGACCTCGGCAACGTGCGCGCCAATGCGGTGCCCATCGCCGTGCTGGCCACCCTGGGCATGGCGCTGGCCATCAGCGCCACGGCCGCGGCGCTCCACGGGTTCTTGGCGCTGGGCTGGGGACCGGCGCTGCTGCTGGGCTCCATCCTCGCGGTGACGGACACGGTCTCCATCCTCTATGCGTTCCGCCGCGCGCCCGTGCCCCAGCGGCTCAGCGGCATCATGCAGGGCGAGAGCCTCTTCAATGACGGCACCGCCCTGGTGGCCTACGCCGCCATCGCCTCGGTGGTGGCGGGGGGCCATGCGCCCTCCCTGGGTCTGCTGGCGGGCAAGGTGGTGCTGGCCAGCGTGGGCGGCGGCGTCATCGGCCTGGCGCTGGGGCTGGTGGCCAGCTTCGTCATCCGCCGCACGGAGGATCCGCTCGCGGAGATCATGGCGACGACGGCGCTCGCCTTCGCGTCCTTCGCGGCGGCCGAGCATGTGCACCTGTCCGGGGCCATCGCCGCGGTGACGGCGGGGCTCACGGTGGGCGTGGCGCTGCGCCGGGACGTGGCGCCCCAGAGCCAGGTGGCCATCCACACCTTCTGGGAGTACGCCGCCTTCGGGGTGAACACCTTCCTGTTCCTGTCCGTGGGCCTCACCACCCGGCCCGAGGTGCTGCTGGAGCACCTGCCGGAGACGGGCATCGCGTTCGGATGCGTCATCGTGGGGCGGGCGGTGGCCATCTACATCCCCTTCCTGCTGCTGCGCTGGCTGCGGCCGGTGGCCTCCGTGCCCCTCCGCTGGCAGCATGTGTTCCTGGTAGGCAACATCAAGGGCGCGCTCTCCATCGGCCTGGTGCTCGGCCTCCCGGAGAACACGCCCTCCCGAGACGTGCTGGTGGCCGTGGCCTTCGGCGTCACGTTCTTCTCGCTGGTGGGCCAGGGGCTGCTGCTCAGCGGCGTGCTGCGGCGCATGGGCCTGCTCGAGCAGGATCCGGTGGCGCTGGATGTGGCGGAGCAGCAGGCGCGGCTGATCGCCAGCCGGGCGGCGCACCATGAGCTGGAGATACTGCTGGAGCAGGGCGTGGTGCCTCGAGCGGCCTACGAGCACCTGCGCAGCGGCTACCAGGTGAACATCGCTCGGGCGGAGCGCGAGCTGCGGCGGCTCAACGAACAGCACCTGGCCCAGAGCGCGCGGAGCTTGATTGCCGTGCGGCGCCGGCTGATGGACGCGGAGCGCACGGCCCTGCTGGCGGCCCGGCGCAACGGGCTCATTCCGGAGAGCACGGCGGAGGCCATGCTGGCGCGGCTGGACGAGCGGACGCTGGACCTGGAGCACGCGCTGCACCACCACGTGCCGGACAGCCAGGCGCATGAGGGAGGGAGGAAGGCTTCATGAGGATCGTCATCGCGGGGGGAGGCCGGGTGGGCTCGGTGCTGGCAGCGCGGCTGGTGGCCGAGCAGCACACCGTGACGGTCATTGAGAGGGACGCGGCCACGTGCACCCGCCTCTTCGAGGAGGTGGGCGTGGTGACGGTGTGCGGCGACGCCACCAACCCGCAGACGCTGGAGGCTGCAGGCATCGCCACGGCGGACGTGGCGGCGGGGGTGTTGGCGAGGGACCCGGAGAACCTGGCCTTCGCGATGCTGGTGCGCAGCATGTGCTCGGCGCGGGTGATGGTGCGCATGCTGGACACGAGCTACCGCGAGGCCTACCGGCTGTCCGGCGTGAAGGAGCTGGTGGCCGAGGCGGAGGTGGTGGTGGCGAAGATGACGACAGCCATCGACTTCCCGCAGGTGGCGGGCTCGCTGCCGCTGGCGGGAGGGGACGCGCTGCTGTTCGAGCTGGCCATCACTCAGCACGCGCTGGTGGCGGGCAAGACGGTGGCGCAGGTGCGAACGATGGACGGCTTCCCGCGCGAGAGCCTGTTCATCGGCATGGTGGACCCGGACGGGAAGACGGTGGTGCCAGACGGGAACACAGTGCTGAAGGCGGGGCACACGGTGATTCTCGTGGCGCGGCGGGAGCAGCTGGGACAGGCGGTGGAGTTCCTCACGGCCGAGCCGGTGCACGCCAGCCTCTCACCGCTGACGCAGGCGCTGCGCAAGGTGGACTTCCTGGCGCCGCTGAGCGACGACGAGCTGCGGGTGGTGGCGCGAGGCGCGGAGTTCCTCCAGCGGCCCGCGGGCTCGGAGATCTTCAAGAAGGGGGAGGCGGGGGAGAGCTTCTTCGTGGTGCTCGCGGGCGACGTGCGGATGCTGGGCGATGGCGGCCAGCTGGTGGGGGCCATCGGCGCGGGAGGCTTCTTCGGCGAGCTGGCGCTGCTCACGGGCGAGCCACGCATGGCCACGGCGGTGACGGGCACGGCGTGCGAGCTGGCGATCATCGGGCGCGATGACTTCCGCACGGTGGTGATGGCGAACCCGTCGGTGGCGCTGGAGATGAGCCGCATCCTGGGCCAGCGGCTCTCCCGCGTGCAGGGTGTCCCAGCGCCGTCCTCCAAGCGCAAGGGCCTCTTCGGAAGGTGAGCTGGACATGATCAAGCTCTATCAGTTCCACCCGTCGGGCAATTGCTACAAGGTCCGCCTCGTTCTGCACCAGCTCGGCATCCCGTTCGAGGTGCGGGAGATGGACCTCCTGAATGGCGCCACGCGCACGCCGGAGTTCAAGGCGCTGAACGCCAACGGCCGAGTTCCCATCGTGGAGCTGGAACCGGGTGTGTTCCTCGCCGAGTCCAACGCCATCATCACGTACTTCGCCGAGGGCACCCCGCTCATCCCCACGGACAAGCTGGAGCGCGCGCGGATGTTCCAGTGGATGTTCTTCGAGCAGTACAGCCACGAGCCCTACGTCGCCGTGGCCCGCGCGTGGCTCTCCTTCTTTGGCATCCCCCAAGGCAAGGAGCGCGAGCTCGAAGAGCGCATCCAGAAGGGCTATGCCGCCCTGGATGTCATGGAGGAGGAGCTGAAGAAGCGTCCCTTCTTCGTGGGCCACCAGTACAGCCTCGCGGATGTCGCGTTGTACGCGTACACCCACGTCGCCGCGGAGGGCCACTTCGACTTGAGCCGTTACCGCGCCATCCCCGCCTGGTTCGAGCGCGTCCAGGCCCAGCCCCGGCACCTGCGCATCACCGATCCGGCCCCTGTCGCCCGCTGACCGCTGAGCCGCGGCTCAGCGCTTCAGCCCCAGCAGGGCCGCCAGCGTGTGCTGCACCGAGCCCACCTGGACCTCGCTCTTCACGAGGCTCGTCCGGACGCCCCCGAGCGCCATGCGTGGGTTCGGCAACAGCGGCGTGTCCCGCTCCTGGAGGATGATCGAGTCGAGGAAGGCCACGCCCCGCGCATAGGCCTCCTTGTAGCGCTTCTGCCGGGCCCGGTCCCTCAGGCCGACCGCGAGCTCGATGCCCGCCGCGAGCGCCTGGAGGTAGAGCGCCGTGGTGTATCCGGGCGTGTCGGGCTGGTGGTCGTTGAAGAACGCGCCGTGCTTCTCGGACTGGTACGTCAGCGCCCAGTCGCAAACCTCGAAAGCGAAGCGAGCGGCCTCGGCATCCCGGTCGACGCGCCACCAGGCCGCCGCGGCTTGAGGCAGCCAGCAGACTTGATCCCAGTGCCGCTTCAGGTGGAAGCGGCTGCGGTAAAAGCGCCGAGCCTGCGCCAGCTTCTCCTTGTCCGGCGCGCACACCTTCTTCTCCGCCGCCCGTGCGAGCGCCAGCAGCGCCTGCCCCGGGTACCCGTCCTGGAACGAGTCGTCATCGAAGGCCGGGTCCATGTGGCAGCTGAAGCGGCCCTGGGCGCTGATGCTCGACCAGAGCGTCGTGGCGAGGGTGGCCGCCGTGGTGTTGTCGTCCCCCGTCTCCAGGAGCGCGAGCAGCACGAGCGCCACCTCGGAGATCGAGGTGCCTCCGTCTCCGTGGATCCAGACGCGCTCGGCCTCGTCGAACACCAGATCCGAGGTCAGCGCGGTCAGGAGCGTCCGAGCCCCCTCCCCCAGCGGCGCGGGGCCGAGCTGCCGGTGCGCCCGGGCCATCGTCCAGGCCTGATGCGCGAGCTGCGCGGTGTCCAACCCCCTGTGCGCGGTGTCGGTGAACGGCTCGTAGCGCGTGGTCTCGCCCAGGTGGCGCAGGAGGAACTTGCACAACTGCTGTGCCAACTGCGTGCTCTTCTGCGCGAGCGCCTTGGAAGGAGCCCCCACGGGCAGCCCGTGGTCGACCCGGTGAACCCCCTGGGCGTCAGCGAGCCAGGTGACGCACTCAAAGGAGCGCCACGAGTAGGGGCCCTCCGTGAGCCCCGCCTTGCTGAGCACTGTTCGCGCGTATTCCAAGGGGGAGAGGTTGCCAGTGATCGTCTCGGAGGGAAGCGCCAGGCCCGCCTGCTCTCCCTGGGACACCCTCAGCGCCTGCTCGGCGTGGCGGGTCTGCGCCGCGGCCTCCTCGGGTGTCAGCACTCCCAGCTCGGTGCCACCGTGGAGCAGCGACACCGTCACGGCCAGCGGGTCACCGGCTCCCTGCGGCGCGGACCTCGCCTCTTCGAGGGCCCTCTGGGCGAGCCTCTCGAGCGCCTCCTCCGGGTGCGAGGTCTGCGCCTCCGCCATGCCCACCCGGCGCCCCTGGCGATAGACACTCAGCGAGAAGAACTCCACCGCGCTGTCGAGCTGGAGCGGCTGACGCGCTGGCGCGGGCTCCCGTCCCTCCGAGAGCGCTCGCACCACCTCGAGCGCACGCGCCGCAATGGAAGCGCTGGCGGCGATCCACTTCGGAGGAGCCTCGGCAGGCACGCCGCTCAGCTGCCAGGAGACACCCGGCTCGACGGCCTTCTGGACCTTGAAGCGATAGAGGACGTACGGCTCCCACGGCAGGAGCCGCGCTTTCTGGTCCCGGGCGTACTCCAGCTGCTGCCACGCGTTCGCGATGCCCGGCATCCTCGGCATCATCCCGCCCAGCAGGAAGGGCCGCTCGCGGCTGCGCACCACGAGCCCATATTGATCGTTGTCGAGCTGCCCGGGCTCACACTCCTCGAGCTTGGAGCAGAACGTCACCGCGACCGCTCCCTGCTCCAGGGCGGTGAGCGGATCGGTGCCCGACCCCTCGAGCGCCTGGGCTGCCTGGAAGGCCGCCTCGGCAATCGCCGCCGGCAGCGCGGAGGGCTTCTCCTCGGGGAAGCTCCAGAAGCCCCCTCGGCCATGCCGCAGGTGGGTGTCCTTCTTGGGCCGCACGCTGACCCAGACCCCGCCCGCGCCCGAGTAGCGGCCCTGGATGCGCTTGGGCGGCCGCAGGAGCTTGCCGGTCCGCAAAGCCTCGTCGATGACCCGGCGCGCGAGCTCGGCAGGGTGCAACCCTTCGGGAGCCGCC
This window of the Hyalangium minutum genome carries:
- a CDS encoding cation:proton antiporter; this translates as MPIVIGLMVVAIVVAIGAKRARIPYNVALVVGGLLISMGNLLPGVPPLSPEVVFLVCLPALLFEGGITADLGNVRANAVPIAVLATLGMALAISATAAALHGFLALGWGPALLLGSILAVTDTVSILYAFRRAPVPQRLSGIMQGESLFNDGTALVAYAAIASVVAGGHAPSLGLLAGKVVLASVGGGVIGLALGLVASFVIRRTEDPLAEIMATTALAFASFAAAEHVHLSGAIAAVTAGLTVGVALRRDVAPQSQVAIHTFWEYAAFGVNTFLFLSVGLTTRPEVLLEHLPETGIAFGCVIVGRAVAIYIPFLLLRWLRPVASVPLRWQHVFLVGNIKGALSIGLVLGLPENTPSRDVLVAVAFGVTFFSLVGQGLLLSGVLRRMGLLEQDPVALDVAEQQARLIASRAAHHELEILLEQGVVPRAAYEHLRSGYQVNIARAERELRRLNEQHLAQSARSLIAVRRRLMDAERTALLAARRNGLIPESTAEAMLARLDERTLDLEHALHHHVPDSQAHEGGRKAS
- a CDS encoding NAD-binding protein, which encodes MRIVIAGGGRVGSVLAARLVAEQHTVTVIERDAATCTRLFEEVGVVTVCGDATNPQTLEAAGIATADVAAGVLARDPENLAFAMLVRSMCSARVMVRMLDTSYREAYRLSGVKELVAEAEVVVAKMTTAIDFPQVAGSLPLAGGDALLFELAITQHALVAGKTVAQVRTMDGFPRESLFIGMVDPDGKTVVPDGNTVLKAGHTVILVARREQLGQAVEFLTAEPVHASLSPLTQALRKVDFLAPLSDDELRVVARGAEFLQRPAGSEIFKKGEAGESFFVVLAGDVRMLGDGGQLVGAIGAGGFFGELALLTGEPRMATAVTGTACELAIIGRDDFRTVVMANPSVALEMSRILGQRLSRVQGVPAPSSKRKGLFGR
- a CDS encoding glutathione S-transferase family protein, with translation MIKLYQFHPSGNCYKVRLVLHQLGIPFEVREMDLLNGATRTPEFKALNANGRVPIVELEPGVFLAESNAIITYFAEGTPLIPTDKLERARMFQWMFFEQYSHEPYVAVARAWLSFFGIPQGKERELEERIQKGYAALDVMEEELKKRPFFVGHQYSLADVALYAYTHVAAEGHFDLSRYRAIPAWFERVQAQPRHLRITDPAPVAR